Proteins encoded in a region of the Xylocopa sonorina isolate GNS202 chromosome 1, iyXylSono1_principal, whole genome shotgun sequence genome:
- the LOC143432928 gene encoding uncharacterized protein LOC143432928 isoform X1, translating to MVDKGELTKTPSPLNINEAIEGEVLNQKTARILKNDLLLYEAVIKNEADTARKVLKEIVDVDSRNNYGRAPIHWAASRGNTEIIEMLIQAKCDIEARDKFGMRPLHMAARYGHRDAVKMLINAGANVSAVNKKQHTLLMCAARGNNVRVVEYLAEAVESLNGDAIDSTGATALHHAASAGHPTMITTLSNVPRIELNATDKKGQTPMHCGCAEEHLEAVEVLIGLGANVDAQDNEGNTPLHVATRTRHTAMAQLLLRAGADTELTDEMGYTPLHVAASQGCKGILGSMIQHGAALNKQCKYGNTPLHLACQNNDVETVEILINKGVDLNCLNSRQQSPIHIAAEKGHSDICELLLAAGANIEQREQSGRTPLYIAARGSFTAIVDMIIKTARLDYPTPEDSTSEKEIHDLTPARRRWREGSRGGSISSNNGALPEQIRSVLWKLAYKQLGPEDWKKLALHWAFTMDQIRAIEHQYTAPLIGPSSYKEHGFRMLMIWASGLNPEVSIDKELCDALSAVDKKSVAESVRKHMDQEKDGKIKSNKQRCHKCSIT from the exons ATGGTGGACAAAGGGGAATTAACGAAGACACCCTCGCCCCTGAATATCAACGAGGCGATCGAAGGGGAGGTGTTGAATCAAAAGACTGCTAGGA TACTTAAGAACGATCTTCTATTATACGAGGCTGTGATAAAAAATGAAGCGGACACCGCTCGCAAAGTGCTCAAAGAGATCGTGGATGTCGATTCCAGAAACAAC TACGGCCGGGCGCCAATTCATTGGGCAGCGTCCAGGGGAAACACGGAGATCATCGAGATGTTGATACAAGCAAAATGCGACATCGAGGCAAGAGACAAG TTCGGTATGCGCCCGTTGCACATGGCCGCGCGATACGGGCACAGAGACGCGGTGAAAATGTTGATCAACGCTGGAGCCAACGTGTCTGCGGTGAACAAG AAGCAACACACCCTCTTAATGTGCGCTGCTCGAGGCAACAACGTCCGCGTCGTCGAATACCTCGCGGAGGCCGTGGAATCGTTGAACGGAGACGCGATAGACAGCACGGGTGCGACCGCGCTTCATCACGCAGCTAGCGCCGGCCATCCAACTATGATAACCACCCTCTCGAACGTGCCCAGGATCGAGTTGAACGCCACGGACAAA AAAGGACAAACACCTATGCATTGTGGCTGCGCGGAGGAACACTTGGAGGCCGTGGAGGTTCTAATAGGACTTGGAGCAAACGTGGACGCACAGGACAACGAAGGGAACACGCCGCTTCACGTGGCCACCAGAACGAGGCACACGGCCATGGCTCAACTGCTGTTAAGAGCCGGCGCGGACACTGAATTAACCGACGAA ATGGGTTACACCCCGCTTCACGTGGCTGCCAGCCAGGGCTGCAAGGGGATATTAGGCTCGATGATCCAGCACGGCGCAGCGTTGAACAAACAGTGCAAG TACGGGAACACGCCTTTGCACTTGGCCTGTCAGAACAACGACGTAGAAACCGTCGAGATATTGATCAATAAAGGCGTCGATCTGAATTGCTTGAACTCG AGACAACAATCCCCGATCCACATCGCCGCGGAGAAGGGACACTCGGACATTTGTGAGCTGTTGCTAGCAGCAGGTGCGAATATCGAGCAAAGGGAACAG AGCGGCAGAACGCCACTCTACATAGCGGCGAGAGGCAGTTTCACAGCCATCGTCGACATGATAATTAAAACTGCGAGATTGGACTATCCTACACCG GAGGATTCGACGTCAGAGAAGGAAATCCACGACCTAACGCCGGCTAGAAGAAGATGGCGGGAGGGCTCGAGGGGTGGGAGTATCTCCAGTAACAATGGCGCTCTTCCGGAGCAAATCCGATCGGTTCTATGGAAATTGGCGTACAAACAATTGGGTCCCGAGGATTGGAAGAAGTTGGCGCTGCACTGGGCGTTCACGATGGATCAGATTCGAGCGATCGAACATCAGTACACGG CTCCTCTTATAGGTCCCTCGAGTTATAAGGAGCACGGTTTCCGGATGCTGATGATCTGGGCATCGGGATTGAATCCTGAGGTCTCCATCGACAAAGAACTCTGCGACGCTCTGTCTGCAGTGGATAAAAAGTCCGTCGCTG AGTCGGTTCGTAAACACATGGACCAGGAGAAAGATGGGAAAATAAAGTCGAACAAACAGCGATGTCATAAATGTTCCATCACGTAG
- the LOC143432928 gene encoding uncharacterized protein LOC143432928 isoform X2 — protein sequence MVDKGELTKTPSPLNINEAIEGEVLNQKTARILKNDLLLYEAVIKNEADTARKVLKEIVDVDSRNNYGRAPIHWAASRGNTEIIEMLIQAKCDIEARDKFGMRPLHMAARYGHRDAVKMLINAGANVSAVNKKQHTLLMCAARGNNVRVVEYLAEAVESLNGDAIDSTGATALHHAASAGHPTMITTLSNVPRIELNATDKKGQTPMHCGCAEEHLEAVEVLIGLGANVDAQDNEGNTPLHVATRTRHTAMAQLLLRAGADTELTDEMGYTPLHVAASQGCKGILGSMIQHGAALNKQCKYGNTPLHLACQNNDVETVEILINKGVDLNCLNSRQQSPIHIAAEKGHSDICELLLAAGANIEQREQSGRTPLYIAARGSFTAIVDMIIKTARLDYPTPEDSTSEKEIHDLTPARRRWREGSRGGSISSNNGALPEQIRSVLWKLAYKQLGPEDWKKLALHWAFTMDQIRAIEHQYTGPSSYKEHGFRMLMIWASGLNPEVSIDKELCDALSAVDKKSVAESVRKHMDQEKDGKIKSNKQRCHKCSIT from the exons ATGGTGGACAAAGGGGAATTAACGAAGACACCCTCGCCCCTGAATATCAACGAGGCGATCGAAGGGGAGGTGTTGAATCAAAAGACTGCTAGGA TACTTAAGAACGATCTTCTATTATACGAGGCTGTGATAAAAAATGAAGCGGACACCGCTCGCAAAGTGCTCAAAGAGATCGTGGATGTCGATTCCAGAAACAAC TACGGCCGGGCGCCAATTCATTGGGCAGCGTCCAGGGGAAACACGGAGATCATCGAGATGTTGATACAAGCAAAATGCGACATCGAGGCAAGAGACAAG TTCGGTATGCGCCCGTTGCACATGGCCGCGCGATACGGGCACAGAGACGCGGTGAAAATGTTGATCAACGCTGGAGCCAACGTGTCTGCGGTGAACAAG AAGCAACACACCCTCTTAATGTGCGCTGCTCGAGGCAACAACGTCCGCGTCGTCGAATACCTCGCGGAGGCCGTGGAATCGTTGAACGGAGACGCGATAGACAGCACGGGTGCGACCGCGCTTCATCACGCAGCTAGCGCCGGCCATCCAACTATGATAACCACCCTCTCGAACGTGCCCAGGATCGAGTTGAACGCCACGGACAAA AAAGGACAAACACCTATGCATTGTGGCTGCGCGGAGGAACACTTGGAGGCCGTGGAGGTTCTAATAGGACTTGGAGCAAACGTGGACGCACAGGACAACGAAGGGAACACGCCGCTTCACGTGGCCACCAGAACGAGGCACACGGCCATGGCTCAACTGCTGTTAAGAGCCGGCGCGGACACTGAATTAACCGACGAA ATGGGTTACACCCCGCTTCACGTGGCTGCCAGCCAGGGCTGCAAGGGGATATTAGGCTCGATGATCCAGCACGGCGCAGCGTTGAACAAACAGTGCAAG TACGGGAACACGCCTTTGCACTTGGCCTGTCAGAACAACGACGTAGAAACCGTCGAGATATTGATCAATAAAGGCGTCGATCTGAATTGCTTGAACTCG AGACAACAATCCCCGATCCACATCGCCGCGGAGAAGGGACACTCGGACATTTGTGAGCTGTTGCTAGCAGCAGGTGCGAATATCGAGCAAAGGGAACAG AGCGGCAGAACGCCACTCTACATAGCGGCGAGAGGCAGTTTCACAGCCATCGTCGACATGATAATTAAAACTGCGAGATTGGACTATCCTACACCG GAGGATTCGACGTCAGAGAAGGAAATCCACGACCTAACGCCGGCTAGAAGAAGATGGCGGGAGGGCTCGAGGGGTGGGAGTATCTCCAGTAACAATGGCGCTCTTCCGGAGCAAATCCGATCGGTTCTATGGAAATTGGCGTACAAACAATTGGGTCCCGAGGATTGGAAGAAGTTGGCGCTGCACTGGGCGTTCACGATGGATCAGATTCGAGCGATCGAACATCAGTACACGG GTCCCTCGAGTTATAAGGAGCACGGTTTCCGGATGCTGATGATCTGGGCATCGGGATTGAATCCTGAGGTCTCCATCGACAAAGAACTCTGCGACGCTCTGTCTGCAGTGGATAAAAAGTCCGTCGCTG AGTCGGTTCGTAAACACATGGACCAGGAGAAAGATGGGAAAATAAAGTCGAACAAACAGCGATGTCATAAATGTTCCATCACGTAG